Within Puntigrus tetrazona isolate hp1 chromosome 17, ASM1883169v1, whole genome shotgun sequence, the genomic segment agtatttcattatatttaatgtttgaaacAATGAAATTGGGACACAGTGGATCATAAACCTCTCATCAAGCAgcaaactttaaaatacattttccaatGATCTGCAAATGGCACTCTTCAAAGACGTACTGACTCCATGTCTGGTTTGCACCTTCTAATAAACTGCTAAGCAACATAAAATTTTACAAGATGTGAAAAAAAGACTGGAAGACAGCAGGTCTCCAATACTGGTATTTTTCCACATCTACGCTGGAGCCCTCACACCAGAAACGCACATTAATAGCTGTCAcgtaaaaaaaagagactgtACAAGTGAAggagagttttaaaaaaattgggtGTGTGAAGAGGGGAAAcaacacttaaataaaaaaaaaaaagacattaaataacagaaaaaacatCAGGAAACGTCAAGGTTCATTCATTTGGAGTGTAGTAGAAGGTGCAAAAGCTAAAAGCTGATCTTGTTTGCCGCTGATTGGTtagtgtgtgtacatgtgttaTAGGAGTGTGTTCAAATCTTTAAATATAGCCTATTATAGCAAAGAAAATCTGGAGTGCTAATACCCGACAGAACCTGTTAATAGAAATCCAGATTATTAGCTCTTGgtctgtgtgtttttgggaCATACTGAGAATAGTCATAGAGCGCAGTGGCTCTATGCCTGCTGTCAGTGGTGAATGTGTTATCAAATATCAATCAGGCTGAATTCAGATAAATGAAGAGAAACAGCTGAAACACATTTGGTATGGGCTAATGAAAGGCTACTGCaggtttatattttgtgtgtatgtgtgtgtgtgtgtgtataacagaGAGCCTGCCGCTGGTTTACATCAACCATAGAAGTGTTCAAATAATGTGGCACTGACCtctgagtgcatgtgtgtgtgtgtgtgtgtgtgtgtgtatatatgcgtgTAAACGATTctgattaatttgttttcttataGTTACAACATTACAAAAGTAACATTGACAAAGTTGGCACATTATACGTTCACCTGActcacatttctctttttcttggGCTCAttcttacacaaacacacgcattaAACGCACTCGCGAGCGCAAGTGAATAAATGTCCCTTCCACAGGACATGAGTTCATTAggagattcttcagacaggacAATCAGCACATCAGGGCTGAGCCTGAGCTGTCCCTCAGGCACACTGCAGAGGTCAAAGTGCTGAGTGATGACCGCCATCCCTTCAGAGTCTCAGAAAAATCATCACTTCCTCTGGGACAGAGTCAGCTGTTAGCTTCTTAAGGCAGgactgttgctgctgctgctgcttttgtcAGTTTCTTTGAGTCCATCTTTCATCAGAGCAGAAAAGacctggaggaggaggaggggaaaGAACTTTCTTCTTGAAGATCACATTAAATCTTACTTGACTAGCTTTTAACGTggctttatcattttattttattgatttactgCTGACCaaatcatataaatatgaaattgtaattgaaactaaaagtgaaataaagctttggtgtaataaatatttatattttaataaaaatgaactgtCTCAGTTTGTGTATTTCTGACCTGGTTCCACCGGCGGTTGTTACTGATCATCTGTGTGTTTGCGATGCAGGAGAAGAGTGCATGTGCAGGTGTGTTTTCAGGCAGCCGGGAAAGGAACTGTGCACTATGGATGAAATCCATCTGCAGTAGAACATCCTGGTACAGCCTCAGAATTCCCAGTCCTGTCCGGAATAACGCCTCTTCTCCATCTCGGCAAAACACATCCCAAACACGACATGCCACGTCCAGCGGTAATGACTTGCTGTACAGAGTAAAGATCCTAAGAgcaggacagaaaaaaaaggtgtaaGAGAAAAGTTTACTTGAAGTCGGACAAATGCTCAGATGTTGTTTTTGCAGATGAAACTGTAATGAGTATAATCATTATTAAAGGGTTCCAATAACAATTCAGTTTtgtggaagaaatatttaaaaacaagataTTCACACTTTTTTAACTTACATGTATATTACATactttattgaaatattattagaatgtaATATAGCTTTGGTGAGTCGTTTATGCTTAtcttatgcattttaaaaaaaaaaatcatatcaactccacatttttaaatgctaatgtatACATTAAGCattaatactatatatactaaatatactttatttacttttgtaaaatACTACTAACACATTGTGCATCTTTATCTACTTTAACAAGAACATTTATAAGATGTGCTAAAAAGAATTGATCGTAAGAGTCATTGATTTGGAAATCTGACTGCACTTGTTTGGttgtttccattttaaaaatattaaaaaggaagTGGTTCTTGTTTCCCAACACTGTTAATTAGATTCAGCCAACCTAAACTTGCCTAAGGCTTCCTCTTCTTATgagaaaaatgaatgaatttctcCTCACAGGAGAGAACATAAAAGCAGCCCTAGAGGGCGATAGAGAGCTACTGAAGGAAAACATGAATCTCTCCTCGTtctcaaaacaagaaaaagaaacaagagaGGACAAACAGCAGGAAGAGAGATTTTAAGAGCAGATTTACCAGTCTATGAGGTAAAAGTCAGGCGTCAAGCTGTTGTTCTGAAAGTGCTGGAATAATTTGGGAAGGTTCTCCTCAAAAAACACCTCAAACGCAGCAAAATACTTCAGCATCttgggggaagaaaaaaaaataaagtagcaCTTCAATACAGAGCACTTAACGGCAACAAACACAAGCACGGACAAAAGCACAACACtgagtgtttaaaataaaggaaTGTTCTGCAACAGATCGTGACTTTTGGGAgttgttttactgtgtttgtgtctggCAAATGAAATCTCTATAAGTGGGTCAACAGATGGTTGGAATAAATGCTGACTGCAAACGCAGACACAACGCTCTCTCTATTTTGAGAGCAAATGTAGGTTTTGTTGCAGGTCTACTAAAATCTGTTTGATGAAGAGAGAGCGCGTGTGTGTACCAGGTCATGGTCCACTCTGAAGAAGGCCATCTGGCATGGTTTGTTAAGGAGGTTGGCAAAGGCAATGAAGGCATCGGCTTCCTCCAAATTCAGAATTAGAACAGCAGCAATGAAAGACATCCCCTGAACCTAAAACACGACACATACACATCAGACTCTCAATAAAACACATCCCTGAACTGACATGATTCGGGATGGTACTTACATAGCCtacatcaggtctgtaacagGTGTAAGCCCCCAACACACTGTGCAATATATCATGATATGGTCCACCCTGATGggaaatgagacaaaaatctaATTAGGCATGATGGAAACTCAATTAATATAtccacacacaaaaagtattataattgCAGTACCAAAACACCTGTTCTTACCTTCTGGAATATGTAGAGAGAGGGGAAAGTTCTGGAAATATCCAGCTTGATTAAATCCAGACTCGACTCTCTGTCTGCCAGCGACACTCCACAATCTAATCAATTAAAACCAGATGAAGTCATCAGTCAGGCTACAGCTGGTTGacagagctaaaaaaaaaccaaaaaaactcaaattttATGGATTTGCTCTGAAATAGTTTAAAGgacgtttttgttgtttttagcaaaggttaaatgaataaattaaatagccagTGTGGATTGTAATAAACTCCTTTTCAGCTAAATTTAGCAACATACAATACTGTGCAAAGGTTTTGTTATGCTAATATTTGATTCATTATGTTTATGAAAGAAGTCTCCTATTTTCTCCAAGCCTGCATTTAATTTGaccaaaatgtaatacaaaatacagtaataatatgaaatacttTTACGATTTAAAatggctattttgtttttatattacattttcaaatgaagaaTTGACTGGTTTACTAAAGCACTGAACAATTTAACCTGTTTAAATTCTCACCATCTTTACAACCAAGTATAAATCTCACACTATAAATCTGTCCGTTACAGGTAAAGATGCAAAACAATGTTAATGGCTCTCAAAGAGCATATTAAAATCTTTACAGCATTCACTTCATTTACAGCAGAATTATGATGGATatgttgtaaatattttctgcaTCTTCCATGTCAGATTAgataagggggaaaaaaatcttatcTGCTTTATTGTTTCATGTGAAGCAATTCAGGAAGCTGTTAATGGAAACAACGTATTTGACACAATCAACACACTGACAAAGTAAACACACTCTCAATCTGggtttactttcactttcaagGATAGAATTGTTCAGTTACTTCATTCTTTGGTGTAGTTTAGTTTGCAGACAGGGCAAAAAGTACAAACAGACCTTCATTTTCATTCACCGAACTAGTCTCACTGAAGCTCCTCCACTTCTCTTTGGCTCTGGACAGGAAGATCTCATACAgttctaaaacacacacacacacacacaattgctGTGACAAAAGCAACAGCTGCTTCCTTGTCAACAGTTCATCTGGACacaatctgtgtttgtttgtgtcacATTGATGTCACACGGAGGCAGAAGGCCACAGATGATCAAGACTAACCAAATGTGAGGAGTGCAGCAGTTGCCATAGTTACCTGGGGTGATGTTGAGCTCATTCCCGATGGCGAGGCTCCAGACCTTCCCGCGGACGCTGGGCGGGACGCCTTGCCACCAGAGGTCTCGGACACGGCGTGTGTTGCGCCTTTGTCATGGCAACAGAACACATCATTACAcgacattaaaaaacataaattccaAATGGACAGATATATGGATGTGACACTTACATGCTTTCCCAATTAGGCAGAACTTCCGTGTTCCAGATGACCATGGCATTGGCAATGTTCTCCTCCTGTCGGTATCGCTCTTTCATTTGACGTTTTTTCTTCTGTGCCTCTTTCATCTCTAAGTGCAAGAAGGGAAAATGTTTGGCTGTTCGTGAATATAGGCAGTGAGAGGGGCAGCTGTGTGCTGAAATACAGGAGCGTATGGCCAACAGATCAAGTGTCAGACATCATTATCATTGTCAAACACGGTACTCACCCCTTCTCTTGGCCCCTGCTACCATCTCACTGTATTCCTGCCGGTGTCTCTGAGATTCCTCTTCTGATTTAGCAGGCAAATTCCTAAAAATACAAGAAGTTTTTGAacctgcacaaacaaacaaaaccttcACCCAAACATACACTGCTGGTTGGGGTCATGTGTTATTgaaataagtctcttatgctcaccatgAACGCTTTTTGtggaatattaaaatgtgaaatattagaaTTTTGAAAAGAGTGTAGTTTTTGGGTAGTTTCTGTACCTCTAGCATTACTAAGCAATATAACACAAGTTATGGTATGTAATAATGAGTTTTAGGGGCACTTTGTGTCTGACATTGGTGGGGCAAATCAATATCCCCACCCCAAACTTTGAGACAATGTTGCTGTATCAtacattaaagtattttaacattaaatataatacctTCAATCTAATAgcaaaaacaattgtgctgcatGAAGCTAAAATGGACAATCTCtgcattatacattaaaaactgaccatctgttataaataaataaaactttctgCAACACTTCAGAAAGGATTTATCCATGTTTTCATTGGTAAACCTCCAGTATGTCAGTTGTTTCAGGGTTTTAAATTCAGGCCAAAGCCTTAAGTCAGAGGAATGATAAAGGCTAAAACAGACACGGTTTATGAGGAAAGTGCACAGTTCTTCAGAGGACTGTATTCACTATATGGATGGAgttctttctcttctttggtCAGTGCCTGTTTTAGAAACGTGATGTGGGCTTGTCAATTGTTAactattacattattattaattattataacatttggTTTCCCCCTAATCCTGAATATGTGGAATATCACAGTTTAgaatcattttctctctctgggcATGTTCCCAAGTTCCACTCAGATAAACTCTTCCTGGATGCACAACTATACAAAAAGCTAGTTTtcaattattaacaaataagcAAAGCATATACGATTCTTCTACACActataagaattttttttacaacaataaaACCTGCTTTTCAGGTTTATAGGCACACATTTGGTACGACAGCCTGTGTTTCACCACCAGTGCTCAGGGAATTTgggtaaatatttgattaaatggaAGCTTGTGCAGCACTTGAGGAGCTCTAGTTAACATTTCACACTTACGCAGGTCTGTCTTCCAAAATGAGAGCAGTCGTGGATAATGGCTCAAACTCCAGATTCTTGCGTCTCGTTGGATGAGGGTGAGGGGGTGGTCCTGTGGCAGGTCCCACCCTGGTCTCAtactccttaaaaaaaaaaaaaaaaggaaaaggaaaggagGGCAGTCATTATGAGATTACAACAGAGTCTACAATTTCTCAGCTGCCACATGCATCAGGAGGAGGAAGAATTCCATCATGAGATTCCCACATGCTACAAGTGGAAAGGCCCAAAGGCAATGGCCTTAATGCTAAACCCATATTACAACTGAAGCACAAACAGCACGACTCCGATACAGGATCAAGCAGAGCAGAGAAacaacacatttacattcacattcacagagaaatcGCACAAACACCAAGGCGAACTGCAGTTCAATTTGTGTGTATACTGGACAAAGCCACAAAGTCATTATCTAGGTCTATCAGTCAgactttgcaaaaaataaaaaaagcatcctTGCAGTTTCTATGTGACGTTTTACCAGCTTTATGCGTCAATGATGTTTAAAAGTTATAGGATATAATAATTACACAGACAAGGTCAGAACtgaatgttttatgtttcttaaaaaaggaaaaaaacaacaacattccTTTAAGGAGAGGAGGATCTGAAAAAAGCTTTAGGAATTGAAAGACACGACAAGTCTTCGTGTGTGAGTTTATCAGAGGTCTCTCTCTCACTGGAATACAGAGAGGCACCTGCAGAGTGTGGAGGGGGAATTAAGCTCAAATCCAGAGCTGAAAACAACACAGGCTCAGTCATCACTTACTGAAGGGGAAGAGTAAAGACAgctgcatgcatgcacacacacacacacacacacacacacacacaaagcccaCACtcgccccacacacacactagtctCTCCTGGCTGACACACTAAATGACGCAGAGTTTCCAGCAGTAATCTAAGTCCTTCTTTATTTCACTTACTCTGTCATTCTTggtttctcttcctcctctttcttttttgctttctcgctctctccctAACCCTCTTGTGCAAATACTGACTTCCCTTGCTATCTTTTCTCTGCACAAATAAGGGTTAGAAGTGTTTCTAGTCATGGAAACAGCGGCACTGTTTCTTGGGTTATATACTCGTTACAAACACTCAACCAAATAGGAAAATTATGTTAtgatttatatacatttgttcCGTGtctgtgtattaaatatgtacAGGTTTGGGGCCAGTACAATTTTGTAAGTAAGAAGAAATAGGCTATTATTTAACTGGGATGCAACATAGTGATCAACACAATAAAGTTACAATAGAGAAAATGTTACAGTTCTTCTGTAAATTTAGGCATCACAATACCATaatgttcaataaataaataataaataaaaaatatccaaTAATGGGTGATTTTTTGCAACTAAAACCGaattttatgttccacagaaaacaTATCAGAGAGGTCTGAAAAATCTGCATAAGCCATTCCTTTAAACCACCTCTCTTACCTGTTGTATGGTTTTAGAGTCCTTTGGAAGGTTGTCCCGCAGTGGAATTGTCCCAAACAGCTTCCATCCTGGAGCACTGTTGGATGCTGCAGCCCTTGATTCTTTGGACTTCCAGGAAAACAAACTCCTTTGAAGACAGAAAGTAACGGAGAccgaaaaaaaaattacattcagaAAAACATACTCTACACAACTTATCTTgcgaaagaaaagagagagattctCAAACAGTTAAGTCCTTGTAGCCTTTGATCTAAAGAGGCCAAAATATGACAACCATTAAACTCATTAAGTTCAGACTATGACTATAGGGAATTAAGATCTTGGCCAGCTCAGCCGAGTTAATGCGGGTAATACAGGAGGTTTTAAAGTGCTCGTGGTGATACGGCAGCACCAGCATTCTGCAAATAAACCTTGAGTCACAGTCACAGGTGCcctttacacaaacacacagataatgAGCAGGCCTTGCTGTGGAGATGAGCTCATTAAATCTCTGAACATGCTTTCTGACAGGACAATCGATCTAATGC encodes:
- the tbc1d12a gene encoding TBC1 domain family member 12, coding for MEKVEDAADEPGLAPSIDVNDNREEYKARVCVSDTESAREGSVYGSVHANPGGAGLSSLSPVVVVGCRAGVLNGFPGKLEVDMVCPDGEGGTRYGPGTSEAESVNKPDKGYLNSQLSSAVSFMGKNAPDTKMPNGHVTHEHMDHDQTHLRCVDYAEGFNRKLPSLDRGVKVGNGGLLIVNSYDTLSQVPFRALGGLPAPESRDFVHQRGGVLSAGRSCERISRASAESSEEAQPCDPDPADTLSDLSAKLSLSPLAENTSDYTETDPSPEEDFSDPPPLRPQNLRTNPGHTVSLSCDATPLSPGDDGYFGAEGGGDECLGSVKAFEGGRRQSAPDRVAGDTDASPDQMLGTKKHGIAEFLTRSLFSWKSKESRAAASNSAPGWKLFGTIPLRDNLPKDSKTIQQEYETRVGPATGPPPHPHPTRRKNLEFEPLSTTALILEDRPANLPAKSEEESQRHRQEYSEMVAGAKRREMKEAQKKKRQMKERYRQEENIANAMVIWNTEVLPNWESMRNTRRVRDLWWQGVPPSVRGKVWSLAIGNELNITPELYEIFLSRAKEKWRSFSETSSVNENEDCGVSLADRESSLDLIKLDISRTFPSLYIFQKGGPYHDILHSVLGAYTCYRPDVGYVQGMSFIAAVLILNLEEADAFIAFANLLNKPCQMAFFRVDHDLMLKYFAAFEVFFEENLPKLFQHFQNNSLTPDFYLIDWIFTLYSKSLPLDVACRVWDVFCRDGEEALFRTGLGILRLYQDVLLQMDFIHSAQFLSRLPENTPAHALFSCIANTQMISNNRRWNQVFSALMKDGLKETDKSSSSSNSPALRS